One region of Flavobacterium pisciphilum genomic DNA includes:
- a CDS encoding cytochrome P450, with product MPSTLFLQSDIKNPYSIYETMLNSHPIFWDEANQIWAIYSHKHCIEILNSPHVHIPVSNQNNEQQLNKYALKIVNHLSRLSNGIQHEIAKESAILLFSNMKLVDTTAIIAKLVSDDLIDNKIDWVSSVCKKFPLLIVLKSFGFEQNDCNFILEKMEQLVKIMIPNKTTEQIKSINEISEHLFLITEKQLSNLNFYQSLLNKISEPHTISLKETSTLCVSNLIGLFIQSYDAGRGLLSNSLLQITNTINLISKNNINKNLIQKSVIETLRFDPPIHNTRRVAIAPITLGKTTIKKNDTILLVLAAANRDFEKFDNPMNFDTERVNNNENITFGIGGHMCLAKHFSIQITTEVLFYLFENYKTISILEDNIQYEPMINARLPKSIWISIQ from the coding sequence ATGCCATCTACTTTATTTTTACAATCAGACATTAAAAATCCTTATTCTATATATGAGACTATGCTTAATAGTCATCCTATCTTCTGGGATGAAGCGAATCAAATCTGGGCAATTTATTCTCACAAACACTGTATTGAAATTTTAAACAGCCCACACGTCCACATCCCTGTCAGTAACCAGAATAACGAACAGCAACTTAACAAATATGCTTTAAAAATTGTCAATCATTTATCTCGATTATCAAATGGAATTCAACATGAAATAGCAAAAGAAAGTGCAATACTATTATTCTCTAACATGAAATTAGTTGACACAACCGCAATTATAGCAAAACTAGTAAGCGACGACTTAATTGATAACAAAATCGATTGGGTAAGTTCTGTCTGCAAAAAGTTCCCTCTACTGATTGTTTTAAAAAGCTTTGGTTTTGAACAGAATGATTGCAATTTCATTTTAGAAAAAATGGAGCAGCTTGTAAAAATAATGATACCAAACAAAACTACCGAGCAAATTAAATCAATTAATGAGATATCAGAACATCTCTTTTTAATAACAGAAAAACAGTTATCTAATCTTAATTTTTATCAGTCTTTATTAAATAAAATTTCAGAGCCACATACCATTTCTTTAAAAGAAACCTCAACCTTATGTGTGAGTAATTTAATTGGACTATTTATTCAAAGCTATGACGCTGGCAGAGGTCTTTTAAGCAATTCGTTATTACAAATAACTAACACAATAAACCTTATATCAAAAAACAACATCAACAAAAACTTAATTCAAAAGTCAGTTATCGAAACACTACGCTTTGACCCACCAATTCACAATACCAGAAGGGTTGCCATTGCCCCCATTACATTAGGCAAAACCACAATTAAGAAAAATGACACGATACTATTGGTTCTTGCAGCTGCAAATCGTGATTTTGAAAAATTCGATAACCCGATGAATTTTGATACAGAAAGAGTTAACAATAACGAGAATATAACCTTTGGAATTGGTGGTCACATGTGTCTAGCCAAACATTTTTCGATTCAAATCACAACCGAAGTTTTATTCTATTTATTTGAGAATTATAAAACAATCTCAATCCTAGAAGACAACATTCAATACGAACCCATGATAAATGCACGATTACCCAAAAGCATATGGATTTCAATTCAATAA
- a CDS encoding antibiotic biosynthesis monooxygenase family protein has protein sequence MIAVIFEVIPNEGKRQEYLDIAANLRPELDKIPGFISIERFQSFNDPEKVLSLSFWKDEKSIQQWRNLEMHRIAQSKGRQEIFKDYHLRIADVKRDYGMFDRKETPKDSASYLK, from the coding sequence ATGATAGCAGTAATTTTTGAAGTAATTCCAAACGAGGGAAAAAGACAAGAATACCTTGACATTGCAGCCAATTTACGACCTGAGCTTGACAAAATCCCAGGCTTTATATCTATAGAACGATTTCAAAGTTTTAATGATCCTGAAAAAGTCTTGTCTTTATCTTTTTGGAAAGATGAAAAAAGCATCCAACAATGGAGAAATCTCGAAATGCATCGCATAGCTCAATCTAAAGGTCGCCAAGAAATATTTAAAGATTATCATTTAAGAATTGCCGATGTAAAAAGAGATTACGGAATGTTTGATAGAAAAGAAACGCCAAAAGATAGTGCTAGTTATCTCAAATAG
- the rluF gene encoding 23S rRNA pseudouridine(2604) synthase RluF, with product MEENLKRLNKFIGETGYCSRREADKLIEEGRVTINGVVPEMGTKVSPDDEVRIDGKLIVEKHEKPVYLAFNKPAGIECTTNLEVRNNIVDYINYPKRIFPIGRLDKASEGLIFMTNDGDIVNKILRARNNHEKEYTVTVNKPITDRFIERMGNGVPILDTVTKKCKVEQISKYIFKIILTQGLNRQIRRMAEYLGYEVTALKRIRIINISLDVPVGRYRDLTDAEIKELNELIEPSSKTEEASLPKIEAPRKRTEFIKRDDPRFKKRGDY from the coding sequence ATGGAAGAAAATCTAAAACGCCTCAACAAATTTATTGGAGAAACTGGATATTGCTCTCGTCGTGAAGCTGATAAACTTATCGAAGAAGGTCGTGTAACCATAAACGGTGTTGTACCCGAAATGGGGACAAAAGTTTCGCCTGATGATGAAGTACGCATAGATGGAAAGTTAATCGTGGAGAAGCACGAAAAACCTGTTTATTTAGCTTTTAATAAACCTGCCGGAATAGAATGCACTACTAATCTAGAAGTTCGCAATAACATTGTAGATTATATTAACTATCCTAAGCGTATTTTCCCAATTGGAAGATTGGATAAAGCTAGTGAAGGTTTAATATTTATGACCAATGATGGTGATATTGTAAACAAAATTCTACGCGCAAGAAACAACCACGAAAAAGAATATACAGTAACTGTAAACAAACCCATAACGGATCGCTTTATTGAGCGTATGGGAAATGGTGTCCCTATTCTAGACACAGTAACTAAAAAATGTAAAGTAGAGCAAATAAGCAAATACATTTTTAAGATTATTCTAACTCAAGGTTTAAATCGTCAGATTCGTAGAATGGCCGAATATCTAGGATATGAAGTTACTGCCTTAAAACGTATTCGTATTATTAATATTTCTCTTGACGTTCCTGTAGGTCGCTATCGCGATTTAACTGATGCTGAAATTAAGGAGTTAAATGAACTAATCGAACCTTCAAGTAAAACTGAAGAAGCTAGCTTACCTAAAATTGAAGCTCCAAGAAAGAGAACTGAATTTATAAAAAGAGATGATCCTCGATTTAAAAAAAGAGGTGATTATTAA
- a CDS encoding glycosyl hydrolase family 18 protein, with protein sequence MAWIKKANSAMFKGADWNTLIKKVPNCTPEIAKRIAIKNPKISFFFFCREGMVLENLGDKGVFNPGDAVFFSGEPWYGSAPQCDSYQKAGMSVAYVNLSKLETAGCYAMADGSAAVDVVCIFAANINLKPFPSGMIELAPNTKVPSGYPYAVGNAEYTNLTAAVVKKLQSKGITVLLTFLNNWDDSGWSEFLDIATATNFAEQLKEVVDKFGLDGIDIDDEYSKNPKKNLSSLVMVTTIMKQLMPNIIISKALFQDTQYFSPRYENRTLAENLTYGWEMSYWGMPEDRLPVYYELGMAKNALVCGFVSGTSPEPTTTAVTWLKNNDYEGVMVYAFQDQPNVDLLGNLVNDWYGNGNWNKTPNCP encoded by the coding sequence ATGGCCTGGATAAAAAAAGCTAATTCAGCAATGTTTAAAGGGGCAGACTGGAATACTTTAATTAAAAAAGTTCCAAATTGTACTCCAGAAATAGCAAAACGTATTGCAATTAAAAATCCAAAGATCAGTTTCTTTTTCTTTTGTAGAGAAGGTATGGTTCTTGAAAATTTGGGAGATAAAGGGGTTTTTAATCCTGGAGATGCAGTGTTTTTTAGCGGTGAACCTTGGTATGGAAGTGCCCCACAATGTGATTCATATCAAAAAGCAGGAATGTCAGTCGCTTATGTGAATTTAAGTAAATTAGAAACAGCTGGCTGTTATGCAATGGCAGATGGAAGTGCAGCTGTAGATGTAGTCTGCATTTTTGCAGCTAATATTAATCTGAAACCTTTTCCTTCAGGGATGATAGAATTGGCTCCCAATACAAAAGTGCCCAGTGGATATCCATATGCGGTTGGAAATGCTGAATATACTAATCTTACTGCAGCAGTAGTTAAAAAGCTACAGAGTAAGGGAATAACCGTATTGCTTACTTTTTTGAATAATTGGGATGACTCAGGATGGTCTGAGTTTCTAGATATAGCAACTGCAACAAATTTTGCAGAACAATTAAAAGAGGTAGTAGATAAATTCGGTTTAGATGGAATTGACATAGATGATGAGTATAGTAAAAATCCCAAAAAGAATTTGTCTTCATTAGTAATGGTCACTACAATTATGAAACAACTTATGCCTAATATTATTATTTCTAAAGCTTTATTTCAAGATACTCAGTATTTTAGTCCTAGATATGAAAATAGGACTTTGGCTGAAAATCTTACTTATGGTTGGGAAATGTCGTATTGGGGGATGCCGGAGGATAGACTTCCAGTTTATTATGAACTAGGAATGGCTAAAAATGCACTAGTATGTGGTTTTGTTTCAGGTACTTCTCCTGAACCAACAACAACAGCTGTTACATGGTTGAAAAATAATGATTATGAAGGAGTTATGGTTTATGCATTTCAAGACCAACCTAATGTGGATTTATTAGGAAATCTTGTTAATGATTGGTATGGAAATGGCAACTGGAACAAAACACCAAATTGCCCATAA
- a CDS encoding mannan-binding lectin, which translates to MATFKVNIPAGPIWNQQDANEKAPLVAAAHQGKWTGQWNTVVENQMSVVELELNVKSSGKNEYKTNVLAGPLWSNDEAQKVGSVIAASYGAEFTGQWSTIVQGQMSVIEIKYTF; encoded by the coding sequence ATGGCAACATTTAAAGTTAATATCCCAGCAGGTCCAATTTGGAACCAACAAGATGCAAATGAAAAAGCCCCATTAGTTGCAGCTGCACATCAAGGTAAATGGACAGGACAATGGAATACCGTTGTAGAAAACCAAATGAGTGTAGTTGAACTAGAATTAAACGTTAAAAGCAGCGGAAAAAACGAATATAAAACGAATGTTTTGGCAGGACCATTATGGAGCAATGATGAGGCTCAAAAAGTAGGTTCAGTAATTGCTGCTTCGTATGGAGCAGAATTCACAGGACAATGGTCAACAATCGTGCAAGGACAGATGAGCGTAATAGAGATTAAATATACTTTTTAA
- a CDS encoding LytR/AlgR family response regulator transcription factor, producing MDNINVLIIEDTPTESDALSKVLIANNYNIVGVARTYAEALNLFYKNTIDVVIIDVFLDGKPEGVAFAETMTIAPNGIKPFVFLTSSKDRQIFERAKLTRPFSFLLKPFNELEILYALEMAVEKFYGQTNVFLNEDQNTVISEDYLFIKKNKALKKVRIEDIVYIEVEDRYCNIITDIEKFVVLMSLTKISQFLDPNKFSQTHRNYIVNSSKIEEIIVSDNLVVLKGNYRVTLSDKYKDFVRNFRILK from the coding sequence ATGGATAATATAAATGTTCTTATTATTGAAGATACTCCTACAGAAAGTGATGCTCTTTCAAAAGTGCTCATTGCAAACAATTATAATATTGTAGGTGTAGCAAGAACGTATGCGGAAGCCTTAAATCTATTTTATAAAAATACTATTGACGTTGTAATTATAGATGTTTTTTTAGATGGAAAACCCGAAGGGGTTGCTTTCGCAGAGACTATGACAATAGCGCCTAATGGGATAAAACCATTTGTTTTTTTAACAAGTTCAAAAGATCGTCAGATTTTTGAAAGAGCTAAACTTACTAGACCTTTTAGTTTTTTGTTAAAACCATTCAATGAATTAGAAATTTTATACGCGCTAGAAATGGCTGTTGAGAAATTTTATGGACAAACAAACGTTTTTCTTAATGAAGATCAAAATACAGTTATAAGTGAAGATTACCTTTTTATTAAAAAAAATAAAGCCTTAAAAAAAGTACGAATTGAAGATATTGTTTACATAGAAGTAGAAGATCGCTATTGTAATATAATTACAGATATCGAAAAGTTTGTGGTTTTGATGTCGTTAACTAAAATTAGCCAATTTTTGGATCCAAATAAATTTAGTCAAACACATCGTAACTATATTGTGAATTCGAGTAAAATAGAAGAGATAATCGTTAGTGATAATTTGGTTGTTTTAAAAGGGAACTATAGAGTTACATTAAGTGATAAGTATAAAGACTTTGTTCGAAATTTTCGCATATTGAAATAA